One Salvelinus fontinalis isolate EN_2023a chromosome 22, ASM2944872v1, whole genome shotgun sequence genomic window, gacgctaggccaattgtgcgtcgccccacggacctcccggtcgcggccggctgcgacagagcctgggcgcgaacccagagactctggtggcacagctagtactgcgatgcagtgccctagaccactgcgccacccgggaggccccaataCAATACCCTTAAGCCTAGTTAAAACTGGCTAAATTCCCCTCGCCTTCATTTCAGGTTTACCCGCTTGAGCAAGACGACCCCCATGGCAGCCTGGGCAGTGAATAGGATGGAATTGAGCATCATGATCACACCAACAGGCACGCTAGTCTTCAGAGCAGCCAGACTCACAATCCAGCCACTGAGTggaacagagacagggagggaaggagagagagacagtcacaaAGAAAAAAGACAAATAGAGACAGGGGGAGTGTGAAGGATAGGTGTATGAGGAATGTACTGTATAGGAGATGTAATACAGTAAAGGTAAAGATATAGTAATTGTAACATGGTTGGCTTGTTTGTGGCACATACCTGAAACCCCAACCAGGAATGCCAATGGTCATGATGACGTAGAAGATCACTTGGACGAAAAAAATGAAGAAGAAGGCGAAGAAGTTGAAGGAGCTGTCACTCCTGAAAGAAAAAAAATGCATTCATACGTTCACTATAACCTGATATAAAGAAGGAACCTAAATATATCATGTCCGTTTTGTAATGACAAGCCCCTAAATTGGAAATGTGCAATAGTACGCACCTGAAGGCTTTGTACACAGGCCTGTACCAACAGACAAATGAGCAGGGGGTGAATAGGAGGACCCAGAGGATGGCCAGGCCCAGCCCAACACCACCAGAAGTGTCCACACAGAACAGACTCAGGCAGGACATTAAGTTAAACACCAGTGTGCAGGCTGTGactaggagagggggagagaatgaaGACAAAAGGAAGAGTGTAGGATGGGTGAAGTGAGGAGGGAGAgcaagggagtgagagaggggagtgaatgAGAGCATGAAACGTGATGGGGAGAAAGGAAGTGAAGAGTAGATGAAGGGGGAAAGGATGAGAAAAGGGGGTAAAGAAATGAGATAAGGTAGGTGACAGAAATGCAGaccagagatggagggatggataggtATGTAGGCAAAATAAGAAGAGAAAGGTAGGGAGGTCAGAACTGTAGTTTGGATACTAGAGCACTTTAAAGTTGCATTGGAAGGGAAAGGGATAAAGAGATAGTTACATTGAACgcacacaggtacaccttgtgatTAATGTATCACTTCCAAATTGGTGTAAATTAATTTGAGAAATCTCTACGTTTTAACAGTGTCATTAAGTATTAGGTAACATTCTTAAAGTGCTTAACATTTTCATAAAACATTTAATCTAAGCATTATTCTAATCATCATTCTTTCATGGAAGTGTTACAGATGACTtcaccagacagacagccaggcaCAGACAGGGAAACTTACACATCCAGTAGTAATACATGATGGAGACAGTGCGTTGGAAGCTCTGGCTGATCTCCATGTTGATGTCTTGGTAGAAGCAGGGTCCCACAGGGCAGAAAGAGGGCAGGGGAGGCCAGTTATTCTGACGAGCtgacagagagatgggggaagagagTGTTACTTCAAATGATTCAGCAATGGGAGCAATCTTTGTTTCCCAATGTTACATGTGCAGTTAGGAACCAGTATACGGTAATCCAATCCTTCCTTTATTAAcaccctccccccacccctcaaTCATTTCCTATCAGACTCATGTATCCACTTTTTTTCTCTCGAACCAATCTCTATCATCATCATTACGaccaccatctccctctcttactGGCTCCAGGGCCGAGGGCGTGCGAGtccagctccctctccctcctctccagctcGCGGGCTTTCTTCTCAAGTTCTTCCTGCTTCCTCAGGAGCTCTGCTGTGGTGGCATTGACCGCGGTCTGctaaagaaacagagagaaggaaaaCGTCAGGCTTTAATGCAGAGCTGAATATAGCTCCATGTACCTTAGTAGAAATACAGAAGTTGAACTTGATTTCGTAGAAATTAGTCTGATAAGTTCAGGTGCTCCATGTCAAGCTAGTAAATAAACATCAGGAAATGTAATTATCATACAGAAATATGAGTTGCTTGTCTATGAGTATTATTTCTAGCTGTATGAAGTTAATTCTACAACCTGCACAGGTGACTCCTGATAATTGTCTAATACATATGGAACAAGTACCTGGGGGGTGAAGGAGGTGCCATAGTTGCGGGGCTCTGTGGGTGTAGTCCTACTGGGTGGGGTTGTTGCAGGAACAACAGGTTGGGGGGCGGATGGTGCAGTTGCTGCATAGGCTGGTGGTGGGGGCTAGAGAGTGGATTACGACAAGAAATCAACCTATATAATTACCAATAACGTTTATAATGACCACAAGCAAAGAGTGGCTATAGAGCATATGTCCAAACAACTCTGTATGGGAGTGGAGCATCGTGGCATGTAACCATGTCCAATTGCTTGGAATGTAGTAGCATTCCTGCTACTCTGCCATACATGATGCCATACAGCTAGCATATATACTCCTGTATGCATTATTACCATACTGCATTACTATTACTGCATATACTGAATCTCCAAAGCATTCATATTCTGACACAAACACGTAGCTAACTACACATCTCTTACCCCATTTTTATTGTCAAATGGGTTGTAAAGATCCAGTGTGGCATACTCAGTGTTGCTGCTGTGTTGAGTCACTGCAGGGTCCTGACACACAGACAAGATAAACATCACTGACAGAACATCATAAAATAAATGTCAGAGATCCTATTACTATTCATATATTAATATTTCATTATCATTTCTAATTATATAGGTGACGTCCTAAATggccctatatggtgcactacattGAACCGTAGAATCAAAATAGTGCTCTACTAGGGAATAGGGGCCCATTTAGGACGTTACCTTGACCACGTAAGTATCAATATGTTCTATTTCATTCAATGAGCCCTTTGTACACAAACACATTTTCAGCTACTAGATATATCATTAGCCTGGGTTAGAGCATTGGAGAAAACAGCAACATCACATGTAATGTGTAACAGCACGTCTGCCATTACGTTACAGTGCAACTGGCGAAACATGCATTTTTTCACCAACATTGTAACGTTACCTAAAAAAATGAATACAATAACAGTAGCTAAGTAAAGTATTTTACGATCGCCTATCATATCACCTGGAAAGGGTTGTGGTCGTCGCCTGGTTCCGGAAAATTTGTGTATTTTGACATTTTTTTTCCACAGCAATTCTGTATGTCCTGCTTAGTTCAAATAGAAAACCTTTCTACTGACACAACAGTTTGCCAACAACCTGTTTCCCGTTATTTCGGAGGctgtctagctaacgttagctatattcTGCTGACTTGGTTCGCTACTAGTAGCAAGCTACAGTAGCTTCCTagcaaaaaaaaattaaaaaaaatgttagaTGTTATGTCTGTATCGAGGTTGTCATTGTCTAGCTAGCCAGTTGTTTATAGATTTCAGTTATATATTTATCGCCAAATATAACACACATGCAACCAGCTAGCAAGCTAATAACGACATAGATAACAGTAGCCAGGATATTTATCTGTTATCGACCGAAGACGTTGCCGCAATCTGTCAAGATATTGGCGAAAATGTATATCTATTGATTTAATTGACTTGTTTAGCTATATCCTTATATTTTATTTAACGCCGTTTCTCCTTCAGTCATATTTTGCTGGAAGATTCCGTTTGTTATTGCCTGCAATaacaataaaacatgtttttggcCGCTGCACAAACAAATGTGATCCAGGAAGTAATGTCATGTGACTGCGGATACAGAAGAAGC contains:
- the LOC129819501 gene encoding secretory carrier-associated membrane protein 3-like isoform X4; the protein is MSKYTNFPEPGDDHNPFQDPAVTQHSSNTEYATLDLYNPFDNKNGPPPPAYAATAPSAPQPVVPATTPPSRTTPTEPRNYGTSFTPQQTAVNATTAELLRKQEELEKKARELERRERELDSHALGPGATRQNNWPPLPSFCPVGPCFYQDINMEISQSFQRTVSIMYYYWMFTACTLVFNLMSCLSLFCVDTSGGVGLGLAILWVLLFTPCSFVCWYRPVYKAFRSDSSFNFFAFFFIFFVQVIFYVIMTIGIPGWGFSGWIVSLAALKTSVPVGVIMMLNSILFTAQAAMGVVLLKRVNLK
- the LOC129819501 gene encoding secretory carrier-associated membrane protein 3-like isoform X3, which translates into the protein MFILSVCQDPAVTQHSSNTEYATLDLYNPFDNKNGPPPPAYAATAPSAPQPVVPATTPPSRTTPTEPRNYGTSFTPQQTAVNATTAELLRKQEELEKKARELERRERELDSHALGPGATRQNNWPPLPSFCPVGPCFYQDINMEISQSFQRTVSIMYYYWMFTACTLVFNLMSCLSLFCVDTSGGVGLGLAILWVLLFTPCSFVCWYRPVYKAFRSDSSFNFFAFFFIFFVQVIFYVIMTIGIPGWGFSGWIVSLAALKTSVPVGVIMMLNSILFTAQAAMGVVLLKRVHSLYRQTGASFVKAQAEFATGVMSNQAVRQAAASATASAAQGAFTGAAR
- the LOC129819501 gene encoding secretory carrier-associated membrane protein 3-like isoform X1; the encoded protein is MSKYTNFPEPGDDHNPFQDPAVTQHSSNTEYATLDLYNPFDNKNGPPPPAYAATAPSAPQPVVPATTPPSRTTPTEPRNYGTSFTPQQTAVNATTAELLRKQEELEKKARELERRERELDSHALGPGATRQNNWPPLPSFCPVGPCFYQDINMEISQSFQRTVSIMYYYWMFTACTLVFNLMSCLSLFCVDTSGGVGLGLAILWVLLFTPCSFVCWYRPVYKAFRSDSSFNFFAFFFIFFVQVIFYVIMTIGIPGWGFSGWIVSLAALKTSVPVGVIMMLNSILFTAQAAMGVVLLKRVHSLYRQTGASFVKAQAEFATGVMSNQAVRQAAASATASAAQGAFTGAAR
- the LOC129819501 gene encoding secretory carrier-associated membrane protein 3-like isoform X2 — protein: MSKYTNFPEPGDDHNPFQDPAVTQHSSNTEYATLDLYNPFDNKNGPPPPAYAATAPSAPQPVVPATTPPSRTTPTEPRNYGTSFTPQTAVNATTAELLRKQEELEKKARELERRERELDSHALGPGATRQNNWPPLPSFCPVGPCFYQDINMEISQSFQRTVSIMYYYWMFTACTLVFNLMSCLSLFCVDTSGGVGLGLAILWVLLFTPCSFVCWYRPVYKAFRSDSSFNFFAFFFIFFVQVIFYVIMTIGIPGWGFSGWIVSLAALKTSVPVGVIMMLNSILFTAQAAMGVVLLKRVHSLYRQTGASFVKAQAEFATGVMSNQAVRQAAASATASAAQGAFTGAAR